In Colwellia sp. PAMC 20917, a single genomic region encodes these proteins:
- a CDS encoding tyrosine-type recombinase/integrase, translated as MYEVVKFSNTLINKREFIDKEVLLKDTEVPGLLCRIGKRSKTYYLRYSQKNTGKVKTKKMGNALLHLVSDIRKKALKQLLRNEDGFGADFETINDIIDGPFLTDARINKKNIKPELSKLEKHIRPYFGHLEFDRITQPLINQFIEEKLERLSHSSVDRLSAIARKIGRFAVDSGSHPVNVFRNWKQFNRDNTRTQTMRPEQLKPFIACCLQDKNKVQQDVLMLCATAGGRIGEIKRIRVSEVNIENGTIILPHTKSGKKQTLILNSFAIEIVNRRIAETTNEWLFPSNRKFGSPIHYPRGCWARVQARMLELGHDISDLRNHDLRRVFGSVAAKNSDVLTTSKLLHHGSVGVTMRYISYQDDDLRDTSEAVANAYR; from the coding sequence ATGTACGAGGTTGTTAAGTTTTCAAATACGCTGATCAATAAGCGAGAGTTTATTGATAAAGAAGTTTTATTAAAAGATACGGAAGTTCCAGGATTGCTTTGTCGTATAGGTAAACGAAGTAAAACCTATTACTTACGCTATTCACAAAAGAATACAGGCAAGGTTAAAACTAAAAAAATGGGTAATGCTTTATTGCACTTAGTTAGTGATATTCGAAAAAAAGCATTGAAGCAACTGCTTCGTAATGAAGACGGTTTTGGCGCTGATTTTGAAACAATTAATGATATTATTGATGGTCCATTCTTAACTGATGCACGCATTAACAAGAAGAACATTAAGCCTGAGCTATCAAAATTAGAGAAGCATATAAGACCTTATTTTGGGCACTTAGAATTCGACCGAATAACACAGCCGCTAATAAATCAGTTTATTGAAGAAAAACTTGAGAGATTAAGTCACTCTTCAGTTGATAGATTAAGCGCTATAGCACGTAAAATAGGTCGCTTTGCTGTTGATTCTGGTTCTCACCCTGTTAATGTTTTTAGAAATTGGAAGCAATTTAATAGAGATAATACACGCACTCAAACCATGAGACCTGAGCAATTAAAACCTTTTATTGCTTGTTGTTTGCAAGATAAAAATAAAGTTCAGCAAGACGTTCTTATGCTGTGCGCTACTGCTGGTGGCCGTATTGGTGAGATAAAACGTATACGAGTATCAGAGGTTAATATTGAAAATGGCACCATTATCTTACCTCATACCAAATCTGGTAAAAAGCAAACGTTAATACTCAATTCGTTTGCAATAGAGATAGTTAATCGCCGTATAGCAGAAACCACAAACGAGTGGCTTTTCCCATCTAATCGTAAGTTTGGCTCACCTATCCATTACCCACGCGGCTGTTGGGCACGAGTACAGGCGCGGATGCTTGAGCTAGGACATGACATCAGTGACCTAAGAAACCATGACCTGAGGCGGGTTTTCGGATCTGTTGCAGCAAAAAATAGCGACGTACTAACAACCTCCAAGTTACTTCACCATGGCTCTGTAGGTGTCACAATGCGATATATTTCATACCAAGATGATGACTTACGCGATACATCCGAAGCTGTAGCTAACGCTTACAGATAA
- a CDS encoding DNA polymerase, translated as MSQNSLTPKYHEQEAFDDSYTSDLNVHRLTVQEINESIGSLDDVVTAEGGTLYMSMSSAWQRRPDREANHILCYTASVYTKDRGEDAKERSYIIYTDGPKRSQRMSLNKLFGHVIHQAKQDKMVDVWPKKVVVFCHFMRGDIVNFSDFWNTDNKHSVEGLRDTVLSLGLPKSIIKQVGIDDNTDIMFIGSNRRVKRKTLLLRDKARKPRQVQFKFIDTTLLSPLNNGSQKDTARLTGLDEPIIPQGQSTTDMLKFKNDLPREFEAYVLAEAKIALHFGLHMMKTIKQEFDQDTLPSTLGSLGVKLVKQSFEDEDHFQRVFGLSHQKVPYYNQKTNRVQTRDETIIDPVVDTFYKLATSSFKGAHNVAYSIGATKNEVATDLDLTGAYSMGLLDLCEPDYDRAVTTKDPNDFKGHVLGFAYAEIEFPESVRYPTIAFRAGTNGLYFTHKGTCYVTAAEIDLALRLGAKVDIKTGCVIPWKNDKRFFEPVIKELRAKRKSFPKKSTENEMYKLIMNSIYGKTGQGLSGATGFNTSSGESKKIPPSDITNPFIASHITGLLRAVIGELLNNLPDDVKLINAITDGFLSTIDIKDPNNIQPHEVDTSGELCQRFQALVHRVDPGAHMLEVKSKSNQLICGKTRLHFTTEPHPDWSETKDQVLAKGSISIPKEHLSDPHTFMAETYLNRYPGQKMTNTHLISTRQQWLTESDLISYKREITLNMEFDFKRKPVNPRMVSTPYGMCLSFDTESWETVEQGLIARGIFDQWRRDNSLNTVEKFHEFDDYYQLQFAKKSSGLRRMSSDSCGDIFIKLFIRAYKQGKCNLTKAGTDKSLSEWLMSNGYSKGVCNFSNAKKAEFFPHCLPYTDSVMQAVKLVLTKFPDLSLALFFTVDAMIKVDSELGGS; from the coding sequence ATGTCACAAAATTCATTAACCCCTAAATATCATGAGCAAGAAGCTTTTGATGATTCTTATACTTCAGACTTGAATGTTCATCGTCTCACCGTACAAGAAATTAACGAATCTATTGGTTCATTAGATGATGTAGTCACCGCTGAGGGTGGTACTTTATATATGAGCATGAGTAGTGCTTGGCAGCGTCGACCCGACCGAGAAGCTAATCATATTCTTTGTTATACGGCTTCCGTCTATACAAAAGATAGAGGCGAGGATGCTAAAGAGCGTTCATACATAATTTACACCGATGGCCCAAAACGTTCTCAGCGTATGTCTTTAAATAAGCTATTTGGACATGTCATTCACCAAGCTAAACAAGATAAAATGGTGGATGTGTGGCCTAAAAAAGTAGTCGTGTTTTGCCACTTTATGCGAGGTGATATCGTAAATTTCAGTGATTTTTGGAATACTGATAATAAGCATAGTGTAGAGGGATTACGGGATACTGTGCTAAGTTTAGGACTGCCCAAAAGTATCATTAAGCAGGTCGGTATCGACGACAATACCGATATAATGTTTATTGGTTCTAACCGACGTGTTAAGCGCAAAACGTTATTACTTCGGGATAAAGCAAGAAAGCCTCGTCAAGTCCAGTTCAAGTTTATTGATACTACACTGTTATCACCGCTTAATAATGGCTCCCAAAAGGATACTGCTAGGTTAACTGGATTGGACGAACCAATAATTCCGCAGGGGCAAAGCACTACTGACATGCTTAAATTTAAGAATGATCTGCCTCGAGAGTTTGAAGCTTATGTGTTAGCTGAAGCCAAAATTGCACTCCACTTTGGCTTACATATGATGAAGACCATCAAGCAAGAGTTCGATCAAGATACTCTGCCCTCAACACTTGGCAGCCTTGGGGTAAAGCTTGTTAAACAAAGCTTCGAAGACGAAGACCATTTTCAGCGTGTTTTTGGTTTATCGCACCAAAAAGTGCCTTACTACAACCAAAAGACTAATAGAGTGCAAACTCGTGATGAGACTATTATAGACCCCGTTGTAGATACGTTTTATAAGCTTGCGACTAGCTCTTTCAAAGGAGCACATAACGTTGCTTATTCTATTGGCGCAACGAAAAATGAGGTAGCTACGGATCTTGATTTAACCGGAGCTTATTCCATGGGCCTATTAGATTTATGTGAGCCTGATTATGATAGGGCTGTTACAACAAAAGATCCTAACGACTTTAAAGGTCACGTATTAGGTTTTGCTTACGCTGAAATTGAATTCCCTGAAAGTGTTCGTTATCCAACGATTGCTTTTAGGGCTGGTACTAATGGCCTGTACTTTACGCACAAAGGCACCTGTTATGTCACTGCCGCTGAGATAGATTTAGCGTTGCGACTTGGTGCTAAGGTCGATATTAAGACAGGCTGTGTTATCCCTTGGAAAAATGATAAACGATTCTTTGAACCTGTGATCAAAGAACTTAGGGCTAAGCGTAAAAGTTTTCCTAAAAAGTCCACTGAAAATGAGATGTACAAACTCATAATGAACAGTATCTATGGTAAAACAGGGCAAGGTTTATCGGGTGCTACAGGCTTTAATACCTCGTCTGGTGAGAGCAAGAAGATCCCACCAAGTGATATTACTAACCCGTTTATTGCTAGTCATATAACGGGATTGCTTAGGGCTGTCATTGGTGAGTTGCTTAATAACTTACCTGATGATGTAAAGTTAATAAACGCCATTACTGACGGCTTTTTATCGACTATCGATATAAAAGATCCTAATAATATTCAGCCTCACGAAGTTGATACCTCCGGTGAGTTGTGTCAGCGATTCCAAGCATTAGTACATCGTGTTGATCCTGGTGCTCACATGTTAGAAGTTAAAAGTAAATCTAACCAATTGATATGCGGCAAAACACGACTTCATTTTACTACAGAGCCTCACCCTGATTGGTCTGAGACTAAAGACCAAGTACTTGCTAAAGGTAGTATTAGTATACCTAAAGAGCACTTATCAGACCCACACACCTTTATGGCTGAGACTTATTTAAATAGGTATCCCGGGCAGAAAATGACTAACACGCATCTGATTTCTACACGCCAACAATGGTTAACCGAAAGTGATTTAATTAGCTACAAGCGCGAAATCACCTTAAACATGGAGTTCGACTTTAAACGTAAACCTGTTAATCCGAGAATGGTCAGTACGCCTTATGGTATGTGTTTAAGCTTTGATACTGAGTCATGGGAGACAGTAGAGCAAGGACTTATAGCTAGAGGTATATTCGACCAGTGGCGTAGGGATAACAGCTTAAATACTGTAGAGAAGTTCCATGAATTTGATGATTACTATCAATTACAGTTTGCTAAGAAGAGCTCAGGGTTAAGACGGATGAGTTCTGATAGCTGTGGTGATATTTTCATTAAGTTATTCATTCGTGCTTATAAGCAAGGTAAGTGTAACTTAACAAAGGCTGGTACTGATAAGTCCTTGAGTGAGTGGCTTATGAGTAATGGCTATTCTAAAGGTGTTTGTAACTTTTCAAATGCTAAAAAAGCTGAGTTCTTTCCTCATTGTCTACCTTACACCGACAGCGTCATGCAGGCAGTTAAGCTTGTATTGACGAAGTTTCCTGATTTATCACTAGCACTTTTCTTCACTGTTGATGCGATGATTAAAGTTGATAGCGAGTTAGGTGGTTCCTAA
- a CDS encoding DUF2787 family protein, producing the protein MKLLFNRDQCFAMPEAFFALLNNEVIKNGVSPEVTTIILNFNDPTYSATNGGFHAVEVMITKANNLWELAYVTDLAYHGAPYHELVKEIDVCFTTKRVYHLYGGWLGDKESAELATLFIDNFIDNFIEYYAMGVYTVEIKKN; encoded by the coding sequence ATGAAACTACTCTTTAACAGGGATCAGTGCTTTGCTATGCCCGAAGCCTTCTTCGCCCTGCTAAACAATGAAGTAATTAAAAACGGAGTAAGCCCGGAAGTAACTACTATCATTCTTAATTTTAATGACCCAACCTATTCGGCCACTAACGGTGGATTTCACGCTGTAGAGGTAATGATAACCAAGGCTAATAATCTTTGGGAGTTGGCTTACGTGACAGACCTTGCTTATCACGGCGCACCCTACCATGAATTAGTGAAAGAGATAGACGTTTGCTTTACCACTAAGCGTGTTTATCACCTATATGGCGGTTGGCTTGGTGACAAAGAAAGTGCTGAGTTAGCAACGTTATTTATTGATAATTTTATTGATAATTTTATTGAATATTATGCAATGGGAGTTTATACCGTTGAAATCAAAAAAAACTAG
- a CDS encoding ParA family protein, producing the protein MKILFCSLKGGVGKSSLAANLATYINSAYVTNDIVVPNKTKAYQIPHSTKRIPFEFQHLKNVVFDLGAMSTNIDPKVSHAARFCNVCVIPTLMDERSVQATIETYKLLEPSGIPIVIIINNFTKQKKHDEVREYLIEVLDYPPIYSIRTTTLFERVATHGEQWYKQVHQEMGEHQLNKSRRIHERVYDAIIAYGGFL; encoded by the coding sequence ATGAAAATATTATTCTGTTCACTTAAAGGTGGTGTGGGTAAAAGCTCATTAGCTGCTAATCTAGCCACTTATATTAATTCTGCTTATGTTACTAATGACATAGTAGTCCCTAATAAAACAAAGGCTTATCAGATACCTCACTCAACTAAACGTATACCCTTTGAATTTCAACACTTAAAGAATGTTGTTTTTGATTTAGGTGCAATGAGTACTAATATCGATCCTAAAGTATCTCATGCAGCTAGATTCTGTAATGTTTGTGTGATCCCTACTTTAATGGATGAACGAAGTGTACAAGCAACAATTGAAACGTATAAATTGCTTGAGCCTAGTGGAATACCTATTGTCATTATTATTAATAATTTCACCAAGCAAAAGAAACACGACGAGGTACGAGAATATTTGATCGAAGTGCTTGATTACCCTCCAATATATTCAATACGGACAACCACGCTATTTGAGAGAGTAGCGACTCATGGTGAGCAGTGGTATAAACAGGTCCATCAAGAAATGGGGGAGCATCAGCTTAATAAGTCTCGACGAATTCATGAACGAGTTTATGACGCGATTATTGCTTATGGTGGTTTTTTATGA
- a CDS encoding outer membrane beta-barrel protein, which yields MKNKSLALTTLLFTTLTVSTLSMAKSPSWNNIGVGYVSVDIKDSDFEPTGFTFLGSKLINDNVYFHGKYRLVSEEVYDEDIDLSTWNLGLGIRHGLNETTDLFGQVSYLNAEIEYDNTSEDENGYSLGAGVKSMLSDNFEVVVQATRDSLDGESETAFGIAAAFYLNETVSIGAGYQIADDANLLTIDIKAHF from the coding sequence ATGAAAAACAAATCTTTAGCTTTAACCACTCTTCTTTTTACAACACTGACAGTATCTACATTATCAATGGCCAAATCTCCAAGTTGGAACAACATTGGTGTGGGCTATGTTAGCGTTGACATCAAGGATTCTGATTTTGAACCAACAGGCTTCACCTTTTTAGGCTCAAAGTTAATCAATGATAATGTATATTTTCACGGAAAATATCGCTTAGTTTCAGAAGAAGTTTATGATGAAGATATAGATCTATCAACCTGGAATTTGGGTTTAGGTATTCGTCACGGCCTTAATGAAACCACTGACTTATTCGGTCAAGTTTCTTACTTAAATGCAGAGATAGAATATGACAATACCTCTGAGGATGAAAATGGATACTCTTTAGGTGCTGGCGTAAAATCAATGTTGTCTGATAATTTTGAAGTCGTTGTTCAAGCAACCCGCGATAGTCTAGATGGTGAATCTGAAACAGCTTTTGGTATAGCTGCTGCTTTTTACCTGAACGAAACAGTTTCAATTGGCGCAGGGTATCAAATTGCAGATGATGCAAATTTATTAACTATTGATATCAAAGCTCACTTTTAA
- a CDS encoding site-specific integrase gives MPVHNQTRFKFTNSKLKALPANDIDSRSTDQEYTDTEISNLKLLVGKTGSKRYLVRYQIKSKKRSLTIGKFPDINVNDARSIARKHLTQVASGVDPKQERENQKLMPTLNDYFNDSYLPYIKQNKRSWKHDLQRYTDYVSKRFGNKYYDEVTALDVQRLQMDMLSGEGFTKIFAPSTCNRTLALLKTMGQQAIAWGIIEINQANKIKLLKEDNTRTRYFTVGEMKKIIQQAVKYPNPFAGRFIALLLYSGVRKMELLTAQWKHLDKGKRKLYVPMTKSGKSREIYLSDEMMKLICELPKRESNPYIFSSLITGKHISEPRWAYDVVLKKAGINRKEVCFHTCRHSVATALISSGRDLYDVMIQLGHANIASSQRYSKVSEQRQRLVGQTVSDLISF, from the coding sequence ATGCCAGTACATAACCAAACTCGATTCAAGTTTACAAATTCAAAACTAAAAGCTTTACCTGCTAATGACATTGATTCTAGATCAACTGATCAAGAATATACTGATACTGAAATATCAAACCTTAAGCTATTAGTTGGTAAGACAGGAAGCAAAAGGTATTTAGTTCGCTATCAGATAAAATCTAAAAAACGCTCATTAACAATCGGCAAATTTCCAGATATCAATGTTAACGATGCCCGTAGTATAGCTAGAAAACACTTAACGCAAGTTGCATCAGGTGTTGACCCTAAGCAAGAACGTGAAAATCAAAAGTTAATGCCAACCTTAAATGATTATTTCAATGACAGTTATTTACCTTATATCAAACAAAATAAACGGTCATGGAAGCATGATCTTCAAAGATACACAGATTATGTCAGTAAACGTTTCGGTAATAAGTATTACGATGAAGTAACAGCTTTAGATGTACAACGCCTACAAATGGATATGTTATCCGGTGAGGGTTTCACAAAAATATTTGCACCATCAACGTGTAATCGAACATTAGCCTTGCTTAAAACTATGGGGCAACAAGCTATTGCTTGGGGGATTATTGAAATTAATCAGGCTAACAAAATAAAATTGCTTAAGGAAGATAATACAAGAACAAGGTACTTCACTGTAGGAGAAATGAAAAAAATCATTCAGCAAGCTGTTAAATACCCGAATCCATTTGCTGGTCGGTTTATTGCTCTACTTCTGTATTCTGGTGTGCGTAAAATGGAATTGCTGACAGCGCAGTGGAAGCATTTAGATAAAGGTAAACGAAAACTCTATGTTCCTATGACAAAATCAGGTAAAAGCCGAGAAATCTATCTTAGCGACGAAATGATGAAGCTTATTTGTGAATTACCCAAACGTGAAAGTAACCCGTATATATTTTCAAGTTTGATCACAGGTAAGCACATTTCAGAACCAAGGTGGGCTTACGATGTAGTACTTAAGAAAGCGGGGATAAATCGTAAAGAAGTTTGTTTTCATACGTGCCGCCACAGCGTGGCTACCGCCTTAATTTCAAGCGGTCGAGATTTGTATGATGTCATGATCCAGCTAGGCCACGCCAATATTGCCAGTTCGCAAAGATATTCTAAGGTGTCGGAGCAACGGCAAAGGTTGGTAGGGCAGACGGTTAGTGATTTAATTTCATTTTGA
- the pgsA gene encoding CDP-diacylglycerol--glycerol-3-phosphate 3-phosphatidyltransferase produces the protein MWTIPNQITMFRIVLIPVFLVVFYLPVSWNHFGAFAVFWLAAISDALDGYLARKLNQSSAFGAFIDPVADKLMVVAALVLLIQDYQLWWISISAILMIAREIFISALREFMSSRGKRDEIAVSQMGKYKTAAQMLGIMGLIWQPDYDIPLILFNFPHEILMFIAYSFYAIATVLTFWSMLAYFKVAWPELAKQNS, from the coding sequence ATGTGGACCATTCCAAATCAAATCACCATGTTTCGGATAGTATTAATACCTGTTTTTTTAGTGGTATTTTATTTACCAGTCTCATGGAATCATTTCGGCGCATTTGCCGTATTCTGGCTTGCTGCTATTAGTGATGCTCTTGATGGCTATCTAGCACGTAAATTAAACCAATCTTCAGCATTTGGCGCCTTTATTGACCCAGTAGCTGATAAATTAATGGTTGTTGCTGCTTTAGTGCTACTTATTCAAGATTATCAACTGTGGTGGATTTCAATTTCAGCAATATTAATGATTGCTCGTGAAATTTTTATTAGTGCCTTGCGTGAATTTATGTCTTCACGCGGTAAACGCGATGAAATTGCTGTTTCTCAAATGGGAAAATATAAAACAGCTGCGCAAATGCTAGGTATTATGGGATTAATTTGGCAACCTGATTATGATATTCCATTAATTCTGTTTAATTTTCCACATGAAATATTAATGTTTATCGCTTACAGCTTTTATGCGATAGCCACAGTGCTTACTTTTTGGTCAATGCTGGCCTATTTTAAAGTAGCTTGGCCAGAGTTAGCGAAACAAAATAGCTAG
- the uvrC gene encoding excinuclease ABC subunit UvrC: MSISQSLFDHQAFLSSVSEQAGVYRMYDKHQTVIYVGKAKQLRKRLASYFRKGVGSTKTKVLVSHIMAIDVTVTHTEGEALILENNYIKKYLPKYNILLRDDKSYPYLLITDHKHPKLGVHRGGKKVKGEYFGPYPTVGAVWESLRLMQKLFPVRQCEDSYYRARSRPCLQYQLNRCSAPCVDKISAVDYQQQVDLAKLFLRGKSSTVIDSLVVEMEQASHTLDFEAAAKYRDQIATLRQVQKQQFVSGIVAELDVIGIYIEKSQVCVHVLFIRDQKILGSKSYFPSIPADTEQADVYQAFISQHYLGQDLKSAAIPKEIVISESFEHIEELTKLLSEQAERNVKISTSVRSERAQYLKLACTNAQNALVTKNSHKASMQARFSALNEVFELDNGINRIECFDISHTMGQQTVASNVVFNQEGPLKSDYRRYNVYGITPGDDYAAMAFALNKRYGKVTTMENMPDIVFIDGGKGQLSKAEAFFAQWQTDTALEKIPLLVGVAKGEGRKPGLETLILAGSHQLISLPSTSPALHLVQHIRDESHRFAITGHRAKRQKASKKSTLESIEGIGAKKRQALLKYLGGLQEVMQADRSILEKVPGISAVLADTIYNALHDK; this comes from the coding sequence TTGTCAATTTCTCAATCTCTTTTTGATCACCAAGCTTTTCTTTCTTCCGTTTCTGAGCAAGCGGGTGTTTATCGGATGTACGATAAACACCAAACGGTTATCTATGTAGGAAAAGCTAAACAGCTTAGAAAACGCCTTGCCAGTTACTTTCGTAAAGGTGTCGGCAGCACCAAAACCAAAGTATTAGTCAGCCATATTATGGCGATTGACGTTACCGTTACTCATACTGAGGGCGAAGCGTTAATTCTTGAAAACAACTACATTAAAAAATACCTCCCTAAATATAATATTTTATTACGAGATGATAAGTCTTACCCCTATTTACTAATAACAGACCATAAACATCCTAAGTTAGGTGTTCACCGAGGCGGTAAAAAAGTTAAAGGAGAATACTTTGGTCCATATCCAACTGTTGGTGCTGTTTGGGAAAGCCTTCGTTTAATGCAAAAGTTATTTCCGGTTCGTCAATGTGAAGATAGTTATTATCGTGCGCGCAGTCGTCCTTGTTTGCAGTATCAATTAAATCGTTGCTCTGCACCCTGTGTCGATAAAATATCAGCGGTTGATTACCAGCAACAAGTTGACTTAGCTAAACTATTTTTACGAGGAAAAAGCTCAACGGTTATTGATAGTTTAGTGGTTGAAATGGAACAAGCTAGCCACACATTAGACTTTGAGGCTGCTGCTAAGTACCGAGATCAAATCGCTACATTACGACAAGTTCAAAAGCAACAGTTTGTCAGTGGTATTGTCGCTGAACTTGATGTTATCGGTATCTATATTGAGAAATCACAGGTTTGTGTACACGTTTTATTTATACGTGATCAAAAGATACTGGGTAGCAAAAGCTATTTCCCTAGTATTCCTGCTGACACGGAACAAGCAGACGTTTACCAAGCCTTTATAAGCCAGCATTACTTAGGGCAAGACTTGAAAAGTGCTGCTATACCTAAAGAAATAGTGATCAGTGAAAGTTTTGAACACATTGAAGAGCTTACTAAGCTTTTGAGTGAGCAAGCTGAGCGCAATGTTAAAATATCAACGAGTGTTCGCAGCGAACGTGCCCAATATTTAAAGTTGGCCTGTACCAATGCGCAAAATGCATTAGTCACTAAGAATAGTCATAAAGCTTCAATGCAAGCACGTTTTTCGGCGTTAAATGAAGTTTTTGAACTTGATAATGGCATTAACCGAATTGAGTGTTTTGATATTAGTCATACCATGGGGCAACAAACCGTGGCATCCAATGTGGTGTTCAATCAAGAAGGGCCTTTAAAAAGTGATTATCGTCGTTATAATGTCTATGGCATTACACCGGGAGATGATTATGCGGCGATGGCGTTTGCGCTTAACAAACGTTATGGCAAAGTGACTACCATGGAAAATATGCCTGACATTGTTTTTATTGATGGCGGTAAAGGACAATTATCAAAAGCAGAAGCATTTTTTGCTCAATGGCAAACAGATACCGCTTTAGAAAAAATCCCACTATTAGTTGGTGTCGCTAAAGGAGAAGGGCGTAAGCCTGGACTTGAAACGCTAATCTTAGCAGGTAGTCATCAGCTAATTTCATTACCATCGACCTCACCAGCTTTACACTTAGTACAGCATATTCGTGATGAATCACATCGCTTTGCCATTACAGGACATCGAGCCAAGCGTCAAAAAGCCAGCAAAAAATCGACACTGGAATCTATTGAAGGAATTGGCGCGAAAAAACGTCAAGCCTTATTAAAATATTTAGGCGGGCTCCAAGAAGTTATGCAAGCCGATAGGTCAATACTAGAAAAGGTGCCTGGTATTAGTGCTGTTTTAGCCGATACAATATATAACGCCTTACATGATAAATAA
- the uvrY gene encoding UvrY/SirA/GacA family response regulator transcription factor, giving the protein MINVLLVDDHELVRTGIRRILDDVKGLKVIGEAETGEEAVQFCRKSQPDVVLMDMNMPGIGGLEATKKIIRYSPDIKVIVLTVYSEDPIPTKVMQIGAAGYLTKGAGADEMVNAIRAVNSGQRYITPDIAQQMALSQFKSNEENPFNTLSERELQIMLMITRGEKVPHISEQLILSTKTINSYRYRMFEKLNVGNDVELTHLAIRHGMIKTETL; this is encoded by the coding sequence TTGATAAATGTTTTATTGGTCGATGATCATGAGTTAGTTCGTACAGGAATACGTAGAATTCTAGACGACGTAAAAGGACTTAAAGTCATAGGTGAGGCCGAAACTGGAGAAGAAGCCGTACAATTTTGTCGTAAAAGTCAACCCGATGTTGTGTTAATGGACATGAACATGCCGGGGATAGGTGGTTTAGAAGCGACTAAAAAAATAATTCGTTATTCACCTGACATAAAAGTTATCGTGTTAACGGTGTATTCAGAAGACCCTATTCCTACCAAGGTCATGCAAATTGGCGCAGCAGGTTATTTAACTAAAGGTGCTGGTGCTGATGAAATGGTTAACGCCATTCGAGCAGTAAACAGTGGTCAACGTTACATTACGCCAGATATTGCTCAACAAATGGCATTAAGTCAGTTTAAATCGAATGAAGAAAATCCATTCAATACCTTGTCTGAACGTGAACTTCAAATTATGTTGATGATCACCCGTGGCGAAAAAGTCCCCCATATTTCAGAACAACTCATTTTAAGTACTAAAACGATTAACAGTTACCGATACAGAATGTTTGAAAAGTTAAACGTTGGTAATGATGTAGAACTTACTCATCTCGCTATTCGTCATGGTATGATCAAAACAGAAACATTATAA
- the fabA gene encoding bifunctional 3-hydroxydecanoyl-ACP dehydratase/trans-2-decenoyl-ACP isomerase, with protein sequence MLDQNSYSKEDLVKAGTGEMFGEGNSQLPSDNMLMMDRIISITEDGGEYGKGEIIAELDISPDLWFFDCHFKGDPVMPGCLGLDAMWQLVGFFLGWSGGPGRGRALGVGEVKFTGQILPTNKKVTYKITLKRVIKRKLFMGIADGEVLVDGKVIYTAKDLKVGLFTDTTSF encoded by the coding sequence ATGTTAGATCAAAATTCATACTCTAAAGAAGACTTAGTAAAAGCAGGAACTGGCGAAATGTTTGGCGAAGGAAATAGTCAATTACCTTCAGACAATATGTTGATGATGGACCGAATTATTTCTATCACTGAAGATGGTGGTGAATATGGTAAAGGTGAGATTATTGCTGAACTTGATATTAGCCCAGACCTTTGGTTTTTTGATTGTCACTTTAAAGGTGACCCTGTTATGCCTGGTTGTTTAGGCTTAGATGCTATGTGGCAACTCGTTGGTTTCTTCCTTGGTTGGTCAGGTGGTCCAGGTCGCGGTAGAGCGTTGGGTGTAGGTGAAGTTAAATTTACAGGTCAAATTTTACCGACCAACAAAAAAGTGACTTATAAAATCACTTTAAAGCGTGTCATCAAACGCAAATTGTTTATGGGTATTGCCGATGGTGAAGTCTTAGTTGATGGCAAAGTTATCTATACCGCTAAAGATTTAAAAGTAGGCTTATTTACTGACACTACTTCATTTTAG